The following are from one region of the Aspergillus chevalieri M1 DNA, chromosome 1, nearly complete sequence genome:
- the TFC4 gene encoding tetratricopeptide repeat protein (BUSCO:EOG09260CMZ;~COG:K;~EggNog:ENOG410PINK;~InterPro:IPR039340,IPR011990,IPR019734,IPR013026;~PFAM:PF13432,PF14559;~go_function: GO:0005515 - protein binding [Evidence IEA];~go_process: GO:0006383 - transcription by RNA polymerase III [Evidence IEA]), whose amino-acid sequence MEHPDWEYPEHPLTDEVQYAVQDSEQPAAEDEFDTSLLDPRLYGGSLPNPLQYSDQPAVEDEYYAEEYQAGDDSEEEYELSGDEDSEDEESPDMVEEVADYDDEYGSRRRRRRGTGRFSGRYGARGGKGIKRGPRRPLEPSTEFKMLHSEATSAFIDGDYERAAELVKRAIQINPEMFAAHSLLSEIFLAQGEKDKALTALFSGAHTRPRDPSVWAKVARMVLERAGDDRQTALNDALYCYSRVVDIDQGNLNARFQRAALYRELGHNGRAATDYERALKDSPHNVRALRHLAETYIDLNNVQTAFDYWSESVEYYMTVDPDEAPDFSWSDVNIYAELFTYLGRYDEGLKEIKSLCRWLLGRGDDTMWEDFHADDREWDSNDSPRRIKTDGYIPKQWPRDSYGLGLPIELRIKLGLFRLRMGYEHKDEALHHFEWLNPEDNAEGARLYDYGDLFREVADALKEVTLFEEALRFYTPLQHTGEYADVSFFMAMGDCYMRLGNLEDAENCYITVAEHDTRNVDSRAQLAKLYESIGMTEQALKYVNETVLLERQEMRSNRRRKDTRLEQLAKEFKAAEMAPEEAPVPKEYEEETPEAEGVAATLTAAPISRKQDEEEVEGDRTEHVQYLYSKMQVFHPLVKEGNLEATEDWLDIADALLREFRSNRVFYPLQRQVFMGYSREAQKKAGKSQSRTLMDEMAEMAGRLQESLGNVPVEPLQDAIPTDYHGISFDDWLDMFLQYALLVAEQGEPEEAYEALGAAADASVWYNSKPKTRLIHVCWFTCALRVQDEETLANEARWFIKEYQFVTDTYRLFSMLSHLSGDPHRSLFHSSPNMKFMLRQIKAIDYTLPDNNPQVRQGKAVRESVYQERASLTTRDESGEAIPAEEMDVALLVLYGHILYSGNSFFPALNYFFRAYALDDENPATLLSIALCYIHHSLKRQSENRHYLIMQGLAFMHEYRRVREREGSLQQMQEMEFNFARVWHMLGLAHLAVEGYHRVLELGEQIQYAYRKAVEAAKGGDMVMQDAAAGVGAVATNTQFVEDFSREAAVALQIIYSLSGDFESAKDVTAKWLVI is encoded by the exons ATGGAACATCCAGATTGGGAATACCCGGAGCATCCTCTTACGGACGAGGTCCAGTACGCAGTGCAGGATAGCGAACAACCTGCTGCGGAAGATGAGTTCGACACATCGCTACTGGATCCCAGACTGTACGGAGGCTCGCTTCCCAATCCCTTGCAATACTCGGACCAACCAGCCGTCGAGGATGAATACTATGCTGAAGAATATCAGGCCGGGGATGACTCGGAAGAGGAATACGAGCTTTCCGGGGATGAGGACTC GGAGGATGAAGAATCGCCTGATATGGTAGAGGAAGTCGCAGattatgatgatgaatacGGCTCTCGCAGGCGTCGTCGTAGGGGTACCGGCAGGTTCTCAGGCCGGTATGGCGCCCGAGGTGGTAAGGGCATCAAAAGAGGACCGCGCAGACCTCTGGAACCCAGTACAGAGTTCAAAATGCTACATTCAGAAGCTACCTCTGCGTTCATTGACGGAGACTATGAACGTGCAGCAGAATTGGTGAAGCGCGCGATCCAGATCAACCCCGAAATGTTCGCCGCTCACTCCCTGCTGTCAGAAATCTTCCTGGCGCAGGGTGAAAAGGACAAAGCTTTAACCGCGCTTTTCAGCGGTGCTCACACGCGACCAAGGGATCCATCAGTCTGGGCCAAGGTCGCACGAATGGTCCTAGAACGTGCGGGCGACGATAGGCAGACAGCCTTGAATGATGCCCTCTATTGTTATAGTCGAGTAGTCGATATCGACCAGGGTAATCTGAATGCTCGGTTCCAGAGAGCGGCGCTCTATCGCGAGCTGGGTCATAATGGCCGGGCTGCAACAGACTATGAACGCGCCCTTAAGGACTCCCCGCACAATGTCAGGGCGCTTCGTCACCTTGCGGAAACGTACATTGATTTGAACAATGTACAGACAGCGTTTGACTATTGGTCTGAGAGTGTTGAGTACTATATGACAGTTGATCCAGACGAAGCTCCCGATTTCTCCTGGTCAGACGTCAATATCTACGCAGAGTTGTTTACCTACCTGGGCCGGTACGATGAGGGTCTCAAGGAGATTAAGTCATTGTGCAGGTGGCTTCTTGGTCGCGGTGATGATACAATGTGGGAAGACTTCCACGCAGACGATCGAGAATGGGATTCCAACGACTCCCCTCGACGTATCAAAACCGATGGCTACATTCCAAAGCAATGGCCACGAGACTCCTACGGTCTTGGCCTTCCGATCGAACTTCGAATCAAACTTGGTCTCTTCCGCTTGAGGATGGGATACGAACACAAGGACGAAGCATTGCACCACTTTGAATGGCTAAACCCAGAAGACAACGCCGAAGGCGCCCGACTTTACGATTACGGAGATCTCTTCCGAGAAGTCGCGGATGCCCTCAAAGAAGTTACCCTGTTTGAAGAAGCTCTTCGCTTCTACACGCCTCTCCAACATACAGGCGAGTATGCAGACGTCAGTTTCTTCATGGCCATGGGAGATTGCTATATGCGCCTCGGTAATCTCGAAGATGCAGAAAACTGTTACATCACAGTCGCAGAACACGACACCAGAAACGTGGACTCGCGCGCACAGCTGGCCAAGTTATACGAGAGTATCGGAATGACTGAACAGGCGCTCAAATATGTCAACGAAACGGTCCTTCTCGAGAGACAGGAGATGAGGAGTAATCGTCGCAGAAAAGACACCAGGCTAGAACAGCTCGCAAAGGAATTCAAAGCGGCAGAGATGGCCCCAGAAGAAGCTCCGGTTCCAAAAGAATATGAAGAGGAAACCCCAGAAGCCGAGGGGGTCGCTGCGACACTCACTGCTGCGCCAATTAGTAGGAAacaagatgaagaggaagtagAAGGAGACCGGACAGAACATGTCCAGTACTTGTATTCAAAAATGCAAGTGTTTCATCCGCTGGTCAAAGAGGGCAATTTGGAAGCCACGGAAGACTGGTTGGATATTGCTGACGCTTTGCTGCGAGAGTTCCGGTCAAATCGGGTATTTTACCCGCTGCAACGACAGGTCTTCATGGGATATTCTAGAGAGGCGCAGAAAAAAGCTGGGAAGTCTCAGAGTCGGACACTCATGGATGAAATGGCTGAAATGGCAGGCCGTCTTCAGGAGTCTCTAG GGAATGTTCCAGTCGAGCCGTTGCAGGATGCTATACCTACTGACTACCACGGAATTTCCTTCGACGATTGGCTCGACATGTTCCTCCAGTATGCTCTCCTCGTGGCAGAGCAGGGCGAACCCGAAGAAGCATACGAAGCCCTCGGGGCCGCAGCAGATGCAAGTGTCTGGTACAATTCCAAGCCCAAGACACGATTAATTCATGTCTGCTGGTTCA CATGCGCCCTTCGCGTGCAAGACGAAGAAACTCTCGCCAACGAAGCCCGCTGGTTCATCAAAGAATACCAATTCGTAACAGACACCTACCGCCTCTTCTCCATGCTCAGCCATCTCAGCGGCGACCCGCACCGCTCCCTCTTCCACTCCTCCCCAAACATGAAATTCATGCTGCGTCAAATAAAAGCAATCGATTACACCCTCCCAGATAATAACCCACAAGTCAGACAGGGCAAAGCAGTTCGCGAATCCGTCTACCAAGAACGCGCATCACTCACCACCCGCGACGAATCCGGTGAGGCGATCCCAGCTGAGGAAATGGATGTCGCGCTGCTCGTGCTGTACGGACACATCTTATACTCGGGAAATAGCTTCTTCCCGGCGCTGAATTACTTCTTCCGCGCGTATGCGTTGGATGATGAGAATCCGGCTACACTTTTGTCTATCGCGCTGTGCTATATTCACCATTCGCTTAAGCGGCAGTCGGAGAATAGGCATTATCTTATCATGCAGGGTCTTGCGTTCATGCATGAGTACCGGCGCGTGCGTGAGAGGGAGGGGAGTCTTCAGCAgatgcaggagatggagtTTAATTTTGCTCGGGTGTGGCATATGCTTGGGCTGGCGCATTTGGCGGTGGAAGGGTATCATCGGGTGTTGGAGTTGGGAGAGCAGATACAGTATGCATATCGGAAGGCCGTTGAGGCTGCAAAGGGGGGTGATATGGTGATGCaggatgctgctgctggtgttggtgcgGTAGCCACAAATACGCAATTCGTAGAGGACTTTTCTCGCGAAGCAGCGGTTGCATTGCAGATTATCTACTCACTTAGTGGTGACTTCGAATCCGCCAAAGATGTAACTGCGAAATGGCTTGTTATATAA
- the VTS1 gene encoding RNA-binding protein VTS1 (COG:J,T;~EggNog:ENOG410QD6F;~InterPro:IPR037635,IPR013761,IPR001660;~PFAM:PF07647;~go_function: GO:0003729 - mRNA binding [Evidence IEA];~go_function: GO:0005515 - protein binding [Evidence IEA];~go_process: GO:0043488 - regulation of mRNA stability [Evidence IEA]) — MASHIIGNRNSTPDASNSTLRPPSSARNLGSHQLRASADMSGFPSPLSSRSMRPSSEVFYNQQSHNQSNNEDALDRASQQWLADIDQYETTLEEMAAATLDQDFKDELSAIEQWFRVLSEAERTAALYALLQQTTQVQIRFFIQVLQQMAKSHPMSGLLSPANFGEKDAMSNRLNDAMSKLNVDSSRSSLGRPPPSPGAKRNSGLDSSTINAMFPDAAAAIARKKAEFTQQTGNAPPSNRNSAVFGDRTSFVAPTISAPDNNEGLGQPPSSPWTQRGGSDQPPIARPKSSSGQQPMGQFSQPSASSGLRSPLPTTQTATIPAPDIEAPLLSPYNVGNASWASMTNTPMTATFGGQQQQQPQQQADMVANATAMKLAALSTVNNRIALDDARKYRRARSNDGQGKNTNANNNNNQNMSQGLASPGLPGTNVVSGQFLNPQQLAALQAQQQAAMAGRRSRPTSPGIAMQGGALGPMGFTSPQNNGFLTAYDPNSALLGNGLGALGIGQFGLGGHEGYLSDHSEVTRGRSPRGRRGSSKPPEDPTDPNLLKDIPSWLRSLRLHKYTDNLKDLKWTELVELNDKALEERGVNALGARNKMLKVFEQVREAKADGKLENLA; from the exons ATGGCCAGTCATATCATTGGCAACCGCAACAGCACTCCTGACGCGTCCAATTCCACCCTTCGTCCGCCGTCGTCTGCTCGCAACCTGGGCTCTCATCAGCTGCGAGCATCTGCCGATATGTCCGGGTTCCCCTCGCCTCTGTCCTCCCGCAGTATGCGTCCGTCGTCGGAAGTTTTCTACAACCAGCAGTCCCACAATCAAAGCAACAACGAGGATGCGCTAGACCGTGCGTCGCAGCAGTGGCTCGCCGACATTGATCAGTATGagactactttggaagagaTGGCGGCGGCTACATTGGATCAGGATTTCAAGGATGAGCTCAGTGCCATCGAGCAGTGGTTCCGGGTCCTCAGCGAGGCTGAAAGGACTGCTGCTCTGTACGCTCTGTTGCAACAGACCACCCAGGTGCAGATTCGTTTCTTCATCCAGGTTCTGCAGCAGATGGCGAAGAGCCACCCTATGTCTGGTTTGTTGTCGCCAGCCAACTTTGGCGAAAAGG ATGCCATGTCCAACCGCCTGAATGACGCTATGTCGAAGTTGAACGTCGACAGTTCGCGTAGCTCCCTTGGCCGTCCTCCGCCGTCGCCAGGTGCCAAGCGCAACTCGGGTCTCGACTCCTCTACCATCAATGCGATGTTCCCGGATGCCGCTGCGGCCATTGCGCGGAAGAAGGCTGAGTTTACCCAGCAGACTGGCAATGCTCCTCCCTCGAACCGCAACAGCGCTGTTTTCGGGGACCGTACGTCGTTTGTTGCGCCTACGATTTCCGCCCCAGACAACAATGAGGGCTTGGGCCAACCGCCCTCTTCTCCCTGGACTCAGCGTGGTGGCTCTGACCAGCCGCCAATTGCTCGCCCCAAATCTTCGTCTGGTCAGCAGCCCATGGGGCAATTCAGCCAGCCGTCCGCTTCTTCTGGCTTGCGATCTCCCCTGCCCACCACCCAGACTGCCACTATTCCTGCTCCTGACATCGAAGCGCCTTTGTTGTCACCTTACAATGTCGGAAATGCAAGCTGGGCATCCATGACCAACACCCCTATGACTGCCACCTTTGGCggccagcaacagcagcagcctcagcAGCAAGCTGATATGGTGGCTAACGCCACCGCGATGAAGCTTGCTGCTTTGTCTACGGTGAACAATCGCATTGCGCTGGATGATGCCCGCAAATACCGCCGGGCTCGCTCCAACGATGGACAAGGGAAGAACACGAatgccaacaacaacaacaaccagaaCATGTCGCAAGGCCTCGCCAGTCCCGGTCTTCCGGGAACGAACGTCGTTTCTGGGCAATTCTTGAACCCTCAGCAGCTTGCTGCATTGCAGGCCCAACAGCAAGCTGCCATGGCAGGGCGACGTTCGCGCCCTACATCTCCCGGAATTGCCATGCAGGGTGGCGCTCTTGGCCCTATGGGATTCACGTCACCGCAGAACAATGGATTCCTGACGGCCTATGATCCCAACAGTGCTCTTTTGGGTAACGGATTGGGTGCTCTTGGAATTGGACAATTTGGCCTTGGTGGTCACGAAGGATATCTGTCCGACCACTCCGAGGTTACTCGTGGTCGCTCACCACGCGGTCGCCGGGGTAGCTCGAAGCCCCCGGAGGACCCCACTGACCCGAACCTCTTGAAGGACATCCCCAGCTGGCTGAGGTCTCTGCGTTTGCATAAATACACCGATAACTTGAAGGATCTCAAGTGGACCGAACTGGTTGAACTCAATGACAAGGCGTTGGAAGAGCGTGGTGTCAACGCCCTGGGTGCTCGGAACAAGATGCTCAAG GTCTTTGAACAAGTCCGCGAAGCCAAAGCGGATGGAAAACTCGAGAACCTTGCGTGA
- a CDS encoding EMC6 family protein (COG:S;~EggNog:ENOG410PRGN;~InterPro:IPR029008,IPR008504;~PFAM:PF07019;~TransMembrane:3 (i26-47o53-73i119-140o);~go_component: GO:0005783 - endoplasmic reticulum [Evidence IEA];~go_component: GO:0016021 - integral component of membrane [Evidence IEA];~go_component: GO:0072546 - ER membrane protein complex [Evidence IEA]), with the protein MPPTKQEISLLINPLVPESVQHNNRVLSNLHSLTSFLLGLSAGILALQSSTGFAFYFLGTIIVSGFFHVLLLYRSGGKGAGLFFPGAGGGEIEDIRMDGRIGKTQGQGKVLRKGAWRDVWFGGGVLGEALSGFILGWTGLGGVLR; encoded by the exons ATGCCACCAACAAAACAAGAAATCTCCCTCCTAATCAACCCCCTCGTCCCCGAATCCGTCCAACACAACAACCGC GTCCTCTCAAACCTCCACTCCCTAACCTCCTTCCTCCTCGGCCTCTCCGCGGGCATCCTCGCTCTCCAATCCTCCACCGGCTTCGCATTCTACTTCCTCGGCACGATCATCGTCTCCGGCTTCTTCCACGTTCTCCTTCTGTATCGATCTGGTGGAAAGGGCGCTGGGTTGTTTTTCCCGGGTGCTGGGGGTGGGGAGATTGAGGATATTAGGATGGATGGGAGGATAGGGAAGACGCAGGGACAGGGGAAGGTGTTGAGGAAGGGGGCTTGGAGGGATGTTTGGTTTGGGGGTGGGGTGCTTGGGGAGGCGCTTTCGGGGTTTATTTTAGGGTGGACGGGTTTGGGGGGTGTTCTTAGGTGA